The Vicia villosa cultivar HV-30 ecotype Madison, WI linkage group LG1, Vvil1.0, whole genome shotgun sequence genome includes a region encoding these proteins:
- the LOC131644950 gene encoding glyoxysomal processing protease, glyoxysomal: MFILRHCCIAPPKIKLNPNMGHSETFNSARNFAVMVRIRGPDPKGMKMRNHAFHHYRSGETTLSASGVLVPDNFCDAEVARGLFGGEFVDRVLVVTVASVVEPFLSPQHRENVPQGRPDLISGVRIDIMTEKTNEESDQGTPSWLEGQLLSLVDIPASALCVQSLVEASRGLWEHEWEVGWSLASHNNESQSSKDNFQTQGRLSDGGSGSASVMSKSLTRMAILSVSLSLKGLLNYNKPSMNKRGDFLLAIGSPFGVLSSTHFYNSLSVGCIANCYPPNSSDGSLLMADIRCLPGMEGSPVFSEHACLTGVLIRPLRQKTSGAEVQLVIPWEAIAKVSRGLLRTCPQNTIEGLYYQEGNSYTQGKRPFIDSEKSETHVPSSNKHEHLNFGSSSPLPIEKAMASVCLITIGDGVWASGVLLNSQGLVLTNAHLLEPWRFGKTHVSDREYGTKPKKFRSMLEGATSLGNKVESMQVSQTLPSKMTNLNPFAADEQRRYKSNPTYDHHRNIRVRLDHIKPWVWCDAKVVYICKGPWDVALLQLEPVLANLLPIVTNFSRPSTGSKTYVIGHGLFGPKCGFFPSVSSGVIAKVVEAKTPQSYHSVQPEHMHSRGHFPVMLETTAAIHPGASGGAVINSDGHMIGLVTSNARHGGGSIIPHLNFSIPSAALAPIFKFAKDMHDSSLLQILDEPNEYISSIWALTRPSSPKLNPAPDQRQSLLDDKSKEEKGSQFAKFIAERKDIFNGPSHVGKSGVLSKDVIPSKL; this comes from the exons ATGTTTATTCTACGACACTGTTGCATAGCTCCTCCAAAAATCAAATTGAATCCCAACATGGGTCACTCAGAAACCTTCAATTCCGCTCGGAATTTCGCAGTCATGGTCAGAATTCGCGGTCCT GACCCAAAAGGAATGAAGATGAGAAACCACGCTTTTCATCACTACCG TTCTGGTGAGACTACTCTTTCTGCTTCTGGGGTGCTTGTACCTGATAACTTTTGTGATGCTGAAGTAGCTAGGGGTTTGTTTGGTGGTGAGTTTGTGGATAGGGTGTTGGTTGTGACGGTTGCTTCGGTTGTTGAGCCTTTTCTGTCTCCTCAACATAGAGAGAATGTTCCTCAG GGTAGGCCTGATTTGATTTCTGGTGTTCGGATTGATATTATGACAGAGAAAACCAATGAAGAATCTGATCAAGGAACTCCTAGTTGGCTTGAGGGGCAGCTTTTGTCATTA GTCGATATTCCTGCTTCAGCACTTTGTGTCCAGTCACTTGTTGAAGCATCTCGAGGCTTGTGGGAGCATGAATGGGAGGTTGGTTGGTCTTTGGCATCTCACAATAACGAATCTCAATCCTCTAAAGATAATTTTCAAACTCAG GGGAGGCTATCAGATGGAGGATCGGGAAGTGCAAGTGTTATGTCCAAATCACTGACTAGAATGGCCATTCTTAGTGTTTCTTTATCTCTCAAG GGCTTGCTGAACTATAATAAACCTTCCATGAATAAAAGGGGTGATTTTCTTCTGGCAATTGGGTCTCCCTTTGGAGTCCTCTCATCTACACACTTCTATAACAG TTTATCAGTTGGATGCATTGCAAATTGTTATCCTCCTAATTCCTCTGATGGATCGTTGTTGATGGCTGACATACGCTGTCTTCCTG GAATGGAAGGCAGTCCAGTTTTCAGCGAGCATGCGTGTCTTACTGGTGTCCTGATCAGACCATTGAGGCAGAAGACAAGTGGAGCGGAAGTTCAG CTGGTGATTCCATGGGAAGCCATTGCGAAAGTTTCTAGAGGCTTGCTGCGGACATGTCCTCAAAACACAATAGAAGGATTATATTATCAAGAGGGAAACTCTTATACTCAAGGAAAGAGACCTTTTATTGACTCCGAGAAATCAGAAACTCATGTCCCCTCTAGTAATAAACACGAGCATTTAAATTTTGGTAGCTCTTCGCCATTACCAATCGAGAAAGCAATGGCTTCTGTATGTCTTATTACTATTGGTGATGGAGTATGGGCATCTGGCGTTTTGTTAAACAGTCAAGGTCTCGTACTTACAAATGCCCATCTGTTAGAACCTTGGAGATTTGGGAAAACTCATGTAAGCGACAGAGAATATGGAACCAAGCCAAAAAAATTTCGTTCCATGTTGGAGGGAGCTACTTCTCTTGGCAATAAAGTTGAAAGCATGCAAGTTAGTCAAACATTACCTTCAAAGATGACAAATCTTAATCCGTTTGCTGCTGATGAGCAGAGGAGATATAAATCGAACCCAACTTATGACCACCATAGAAATATACGTGTGCGCCTTGATCACATCAAGCCTTGGGTTTGGTGTGATGCTAAAGTAGTGTATATCTGTAAAGGACCGTGGGATGTTGCCTTACTGCAGCTTGAACCAGTTCTGGCTAATCTTTTGCCTATTGTAACAAATTTTTCTAGGCCATCGACAGGATCAAAGACATACGTTATTGGCCACGGATTATTCGGCCCGAAGTGTG GATTCTTCCCATCTGTTAGCTCTGGTGTGATAGCGAAAGTAGTTGAAGCAAAGACTCCTCAATCTTATCATTCCGTTCAACCCGAGCATATGCATTCCCGTGGCCATTTCCCAGTAATGCTTGAAACTACCGCTGCTATTCATCCAGGTGCTAGTGGTGGTGCTGTTATCAATTCAGACGGTCACATGATCGGTCTGGTTACAAG CAATGCAAGGCATGGCGGTGGATCGATAATACCTCATCTTAATTTTAGCATTCCATCTGCAGCTTTGGCACCCATCTTCAAGTTTGCAAAAG ACATGCATGATTCATCACTTTTGCAGATTCTAGACGAACCAAACGAGTACATTTCATCTATTTGGGCGTTGACGCGACCATCTTCTCCCAAGCTCAACCCTGCACCTGATCAACGGCAGTCTCTTTTAGACGACAAAAGCAAAGAAGAGAAGGGTTCTCAGTTTGCTAAGTTTATTGCTGAAAGAAAGGATATTTTCAATGGCCCTTCTCATGTTGGAAAGAGTGGAGTGCTTTCTAAGGATGTTATTCCTAGTAAGTTATGA